A window from Maridesulfovibrio ferrireducens encodes these proteins:
- a CDS encoding ABC transporter ATP-binding protein, protein MLNPKAANAEWCAMSQIADEILRVERIGKNFTTGLIRRTKNQALKDVSFSLSQNKCLAIIGESGSGKTTIGRIILGAEKPTSGTVYCNGKDIFSNKKSFFRNDTQMIPQDATASLNPTMKVRDLLLEPFKITRTINGNRDILIEKSLETGKLTRDLLDRYPHELSGGQRQRIAIARTLSLDPSLIIADEPAASLDRSIQAHVLSILKEKVEENNKSLILITHDLRSMRLMADYVAVLYYGHIVEYGTVSNIIDTPCHPYTKALVSSVLGLKPGSERIKLKGESPSPSTPPSGCPFHPRCINSVKSCTNELPPLREINKDHMVRCCY, encoded by the coding sequence ATGCTCAATCCAAAAGCCGCTAATGCAGAATGGTGTGCGATGTCCCAGATAGCTGATGAAATACTTAGAGTTGAACGTATTGGAAAAAATTTCACAACAGGGCTCATACGCCGAACAAAAAATCAAGCACTGAAAGATGTTTCTTTTTCTCTGTCGCAAAACAAATGTCTAGCAATAATAGGGGAATCCGGATCAGGTAAAACAACCATCGGGAGAATTATTCTTGGCGCGGAAAAACCAACAAGCGGAACTGTGTATTGCAATGGAAAGGATATTTTCAGTAATAAAAAATCATTTTTCCGCAATGATACTCAAATGATTCCGCAGGATGCAACTGCAAGCTTGAATCCTACTATGAAAGTCCGCGACTTGTTGCTTGAACCTTTTAAAATTACCCGAACAATAAATGGTAACCGGGATATTCTCATTGAGAAATCTCTGGAGACAGGCAAACTTACACGCGACCTTCTAGACAGATACCCGCATGAGCTTTCGGGCGGACAACGCCAGCGAATAGCTATCGCCCGCACTCTTAGCCTTGACCCCTCATTAATTATTGCAGATGAACCGGCAGCTTCTCTAGATCGGTCGATACAAGCCCATGTATTATCAATTCTTAAAGAAAAGGTTGAAGAAAACAACAAGTCTCTTATTTTAATTACACATGATCTGAGATCGATGCGACTCATGGCTGACTATGTGGCAGTGCTGTATTACGGACACATCGTAGAGTATGGAACCGTTTCAAATATAATAGACACTCCATGCCATCCCTATACTAAAGCTCTAGTTTCATCCGTACTAGGACTAAAGCCGGGTTCTGAAAGAATCAAATTAAAGGGAGAATCGCCTAGCCCCTCAACTCCTCCTTCTGGATGTCCGTTTCATCCTCGCTGCATAAATTCAGTTAAATCATGTACAAATGAACTTCCACCGCTTCGGGAAATTAATAAAGACCACATGGTTAGATGCTGTTACTAA
- a CDS encoding FAD:protein FMN transferase produces the protein MPKNSFSRRSFMKTLAATGIGAAFVSTPVAAAMRIASAMRIGDRRYKVSETRFLMGTYVAITALHESKNAAEQATAKAFAEIDRLAALFDRHQSNTPVSVLNETGRLTDVAPELFYVMKKAQTFNSCSKGAFDATVLPVVEMLSKHANPKGQINLTRNDLDDALALVDSDALKISNREISFGKQGMAVTLDGIGKGFIVDCASEILSANGVVNHLINAGGDIRAGGERSKGQPWIVAIEDPAKKGNYPAVIQLKDAAVATSGGYEVYFDADRFHHHVVDPRTAVSPTQSLSVSVTAPTVMQADALSTSAFVMTPQNSINFVNEQKNSECLIVNALEKKLSSKNWNCMVRV, from the coding sequence GTGCCTAAAAATAGTTTTTCCAGACGTTCATTTATGAAAACTCTCGCTGCAACTGGAATCGGAGCGGCATTCGTATCAACTCCGGTTGCTGCAGCTATGCGCATCGCCAGTGCTATGCGTATAGGCGACAGGCGTTATAAAGTCAGCGAAACTCGTTTTCTCATGGGAACTTATGTAGCCATTACAGCTCTGCATGAATCAAAAAATGCGGCAGAACAGGCTACAGCCAAGGCTTTTGCTGAAATTGATCGCCTTGCAGCATTGTTTGACCGTCATCAGTCCAACACACCTGTATCCGTACTTAACGAAACGGGCAGATTAACTGATGTGGCTCCGGAATTATTTTACGTTATGAAAAAAGCTCAGACATTCAACAGCTGTTCTAAAGGTGCTTTTGATGCCACGGTTCTTCCTGTTGTGGAAATGCTGAGCAAGCATGCCAATCCTAAAGGACAGATAAATCTTACCAGAAACGATCTGGATGATGCGCTGGCTCTTGTAGATTCAGATGCACTTAAAATCTCTAATAGAGAAATTAGTTTCGGCAAGCAGGGCATGGCTGTGACTCTTGATGGCATTGGCAAAGGGTTTATTGTTGATTGTGCCTCTGAAATTTTGTCTGCAAACGGTGTGGTCAATCACCTGATTAACGCAGGTGGTGACATTCGTGCCGGTGGTGAACGCTCTAAAGGTCAGCCTTGGATTGTTGCTATTGAAGATCCTGCTAAAAAGGGAAATTACCCTGCTGTAATTCAACTTAAAGATGCGGCCGTTGCCACTTCCGGTGGATATGAAGTTTATTTTGATGCGGACCGGTTTCATCATCATGTAGTTGACCCGCGCACCGCCGTATCCCCCACACAGAGTTTGAGTGTTTCAGTCACCGCTCCCACTGTTATGCAAGCGGACGCACTTTCCACTTCCGCGTTTGTTATGACTCCTCAAAACAGCATTAATTTTGTTAATGAACAAAAAAATAGTGAATGTTTGATAGTCAATGCTTTAGAAAAAAAATTAAGTTCTAAAAATTGGAATTGTATGGTAAGAGTTTAG
- a CDS encoding FAD-dependent oxidoreductase, whose product MVTSSILILFLLGLTAASVLAVASRVLHVEEDPRIAKVEGCFPGANCGGCGYPGCSAAAGAIVQGKAGPEICVAGGAEIAENIALIMGVDAAFKEPKIANNICTGGSRANLLFDYEGVEDCRAEALLYGGEKTCGLGCIGLGSCVKVCGFDAIRLNDDGIPVVDMNVCRSCGKCADVCPTGAIRISGMTMDLLHLNKIDDCLAPCMQKCPAQIDVRTYIHQMKLGDMRGALLTIKERNPLPLAVGRLCPAPCETICRRNIADDGVAIHSLHRFVADWEMNSGSRLKLDCNPATGHKVAIIGGGPAGLSCAYFLRRIGHEPVIFEKREQIGGMMKGIIPEYRLPAKVVDWEVQSILDLGVDVHTGVEFGKDITIKSLEEEGYEAIFIATGAWKVPALKLENIEAEGVVDAITFLDQVGKSITDLKGRKVVVIGDTNTAMDVVRSAARLGCDVTSLIDCIQRKMSANKNEVKRAAELGSDLKFLTRPTRILAEDGKVRGIEYCEVQYDDPKKATGIPKPVEGTETVIDADLIVVATTRMIDTTPFMDEDGASCFAINKKTGGIEADTLSLQTKYPNVFVGGEVHSGRSILIQAVADGRRAARGIHHFITEGAIPEPKNPQLRVIPETILKNMAVTYTIPKIKVPEISVEERRFTFKEEVKGSIVYEAARKEGSRCLRCGLTCYDAEAGAEYAQDADVQKFSELDKE is encoded by the coding sequence ATGGTAACTTCTTCTATTCTGATTCTATTTTTACTGGGTCTCACCGCGGCCTCTGTTCTGGCTGTGGCATCAAGAGTTCTGCACGTGGAGGAAGATCCGCGTATTGCAAAGGTTGAAGGCTGTTTTCCCGGCGCAAACTGTGGTGGTTGTGGTTATCCCGGTTGTTCTGCTGCTGCGGGAGCAATTGTTCAAGGCAAAGCCGGTCCTGAAATATGCGTTGCGGGCGGTGCTGAGATTGCAGAAAATATAGCATTAATCATGGGCGTAGATGCTGCATTCAAAGAACCCAAGATTGCAAATAATATCTGTACAGGCGGTTCTCGCGCAAATTTACTGTTTGACTATGAGGGCGTTGAAGATTGCCGCGCTGAAGCATTGCTTTACGGCGGCGAAAAAACTTGCGGGCTTGGTTGTATAGGGCTTGGCTCTTGCGTCAAGGTTTGCGGTTTTGATGCTATCCGTCTTAATGATGACGGTATCCCTGTAGTAGATATGAACGTCTGCCGCTCCTGCGGTAAATGTGCCGATGTTTGTCCCACCGGAGCCATCCGTATCAGCGGTATGACTATGGACCTTCTGCACCTTAATAAAATTGACGACTGTCTGGCTCCTTGCATGCAGAAATGTCCGGCTCAGATAGACGTTCGCACATATATTCATCAGATGAAGCTCGGTGACATGCGCGGAGCACTGCTGACCATTAAGGAGCGTAATCCGCTTCCGCTGGCAGTGGGGCGTCTTTGTCCTGCCCCGTGTGAAACTATCTGCCGCCGTAATATTGCTGATGACGGCGTTGCCATCCACTCCTTGCATCGTTTCGTTGCGGACTGGGAAATGAACTCCGGTTCACGCCTCAAGCTGGATTGTAATCCGGCTACAGGTCATAAGGTTGCGATTATAGGCGGGGGACCGGCAGGTCTTTCCTGTGCATATTTCTTGCGCCGTATCGGCCATGAGCCTGTCATCTTTGAAAAGCGTGAACAGATAGGTGGTATGATGAAGGGGATTATTCCTGAATACCGCTTGCCTGCAAAGGTTGTTGACTGGGAAGTTCAGTCTATCCTCGATCTTGGAGTCGATGTGCATACCGGAGTTGAATTCGGTAAGGATATTACTATTAAGAGTCTTGAGGAAGAAGGTTACGAAGCAATCTTTATTGCAACCGGAGCATGGAAAGTTCCTGCACTTAAGCTTGAAAATATTGAAGCCGAAGGCGTTGTGGATGCCATTACTTTCCTTGATCAGGTTGGTAAGTCCATAACAGATTTAAAAGGCAGAAAAGTCGTTGTTATCGGTGACACCAACACTGCTATGGATGTTGTTCGCAGTGCAGCCCGTCTTGGTTGCGATGTAACTTCATTAATAGATTGTATTCAGCGTAAAATGTCCGCCAACAAGAACGAAGTTAAACGTGCTGCTGAGCTGGGCAGTGATCTTAAATTCTTGACAAGACCGACCCGTATTCTTGCCGAAGACGGAAAAGTCCGCGGCATTGAATATTGCGAAGTTCAGTATGATGACCCCAAGAAAGCTACAGGAATCCCTAAACCTGTTGAGGGAACTGAAACAGTTATAGACGCGGATCTGATTGTTGTCGCAACCACACGTATGATAGATACCACTCCTTTTATGGATGAAGACGGTGCGTCTTGTTTTGCTATAAATAAGAAAACAGGTGGAATCGAAGCAGATACTCTTTCTTTGCAAACCAAATACCCCAATGTGTTTGTCGGTGGGGAAGTTCACTCCGGTCGCAGTATTCTTATTCAGGCGGTAGCTGATGGAAGACGGGCCGCGCGTGGTATTCACCACTTTATCACCGAAGGGGCTATTCCCGAGCCGAAGAATCCTCAGCTTCGTGTTATCCCGGAAACTATTCTTAAGAACATGGCAGTGACCTATACCATTCCTAAAATCAAAGTTCCGGAAATTTCTGTTGAGGAACGTAGATTTACATTCAAGGAAGAGGTCAAAGGTTCCATTGTTTACGAGGCGGCCCGTAAAGAAGGCAGTCGTTGTCTCCGTTGTGGATTGACCTGCTACGACGCTGAAGCCGGTGCTGAGTATGCTCAAGATGCTGATGTGCAGAAATTCTCTGAGCTGGACAAGGAGTAG
- a CDS encoding electron transport complex protein RnfA → MEYFLLFISAIFINNIVLVQYLGACPFMGTSKSTDVAMGMGGAVIFVVLMATALTWPLHQYVLIPYGLEYLQTIVFILVIASLVQFVEMFLKKVLPPLYKSLGLFLPLITTNCAVLGVAIMVQRNEYSFIKSMMYGLASGIGFLIALVIISSIRERLDIAPVPYVFRGVPIALIMAGVMSLVFFAFQGMAA, encoded by the coding sequence ATGGAATATTTCCTGCTGTTTATCTCTGCGATTTTCATAAACAACATTGTACTGGTTCAGTACCTCGGGGCTTGTCCCTTCATGGGAACCTCCAAGTCTACAGATGTTGCGATGGGAATGGGTGGAGCAGTTATATTTGTTGTTCTGATGGCTACAGCTCTAACTTGGCCCCTGCATCAGTATGTGCTCATTCCTTACGGTCTTGAGTATTTACAGACCATTGTTTTTATTCTGGTCATTGCATCACTTGTGCAGTTTGTTGAGATGTTCCTCAAGAAAGTTCTTCCGCCTCTATATAAATCACTGGGGCTTTTTCTGCCGCTCATCACCACCAACTGTGCGGTGCTCGGTGTGGCAATTATGGTACAGCGCAACGAATACTCATTTATCAAATCTATGATGTACGGGTTGGCTTCAGGTATCGGCTTTCTGATTGCTCTGGTTATTATTTCGTCTATCCGGGAAAGACTGGATATTGCTCCGGTTCCGTATGTTTTCAGAGGTGTACCGATCGCTCTGATTATGGCCGGTGTCATGTCACTGGTGTTTTTCGCTTTTCAGGGAATGGCCGCTTAA
- the rsxE gene encoding electron transport complex subunit RsxE, whose translation MSRIVKEFIKGLWVELPPFRVLLGLCPTLAVTSTAENGLGMGIAVLSVLTMSNMIISCLRKIIPAKVRIACFIVIAASLVVAVELLMQAYVYPLYLKLGIFVPLIVVNCLILGRAEAFASKNGVLLSVADALGMGIGFTVSLTFLGALREMLGNGTIFGTQVMWESFEPAALMSMAPGAFIGLGVILASMNALNRYLSRRRGEAPPELMNSGCASCGACGGIENLNAK comes from the coding sequence ATGAGCCGTATAGTCAAAGAATTTATCAAGGGACTCTGGGTAGAACTTCCTCCGTTCAGGGTGCTTTTAGGTCTGTGTCCCACACTGGCGGTTACTTCCACTGCGGAAAACGGACTGGGTATGGGAATAGCTGTCCTTTCTGTTTTAACCATGTCCAACATGATCATTTCATGTCTTAGAAAAATTATCCCTGCGAAAGTTCGTATTGCTTGTTTTATCGTAATTGCAGCGTCTTTAGTTGTTGCCGTTGAGTTGCTCATGCAGGCTTACGTCTATCCGCTTTATTTAAAACTTGGCATTTTTGTTCCGCTTATTGTTGTAAATTGCCTGATTTTGGGGCGCGCTGAAGCTTTTGCTTCTAAGAACGGGGTTCTCTTGTCCGTTGCGGATGCACTCGGTATGGGAATCGGTTTTACTGTGTCACTGACTTTTCTGGGCGCACTTCGCGAAATGCTGGGAAATGGAACCATCTTTGGAACTCAGGTTATGTGGGAATCTTTTGAGCCTGCGGCCCTTATGAGTATGGCTCCCGGGGCATTTATCGGGCTGGGAGTAATTCTGGCTTCCATGAACGCCCTGAACAGGTACCTGAGTCGTAGAAGGGGTGAGGCTCCTCCTGAGTTAATGAATTCCGGCTGTGCCTCTTGCGGTGCCTGCGGCGGCATTGAAAATCTCAACGCTAAATAA
- the rnfG gene encoding RnfABCDGE type electron transport complex subunit G, which yields MREIIYMLVVLSVICASSGALLVNLKQATKSQIEQQVLTYVQGPALLSVLENRDNDPIMERVKVKDVTIFPAVKDGKLVGIALETFASGYSGNIGVMVGFDVQKDELLGIGITTQTETPGLGTRIVEHSFTRKFTAHGLDSMQVTSKGGDIDGISGATYSSVGTVEAVRKAIKVYQSIKPEINMIWKNS from the coding sequence GTGCGTGAAATAATATATATGCTTGTGGTTCTGTCCGTAATCTGCGCGTCCTCCGGGGCTTTGCTGGTTAACTTGAAACAGGCCACTAAAAGTCAGATTGAGCAACAGGTTTTGACCTATGTTCAGGGGCCGGCTCTCCTTTCAGTCCTTGAAAACCGTGACAATGATCCAATTATGGAACGTGTGAAGGTAAAGGATGTGACTATTTTCCCCGCTGTGAAGGATGGTAAGCTGGTCGGCATTGCCCTTGAAACTTTCGCATCCGGTTATTCCGGCAACATCGGGGTTATGGTCGGGTTTGATGTGCAGAAGGATGAACTTCTCGGTATCGGCATCACTACCCAGACAGAAACACCGGGGCTTGGAACACGTATCGTGGAACATTCCTTTACCCGTAAGTTCACGGCTCACGGTCTTGATTCCATGCAGGTGACATCCAAGGGTGGCGACATCGACGGTATTTCCGGTGCGACATATTCTTCTGTCGGAACTGTGGAAGCTGTACGCAAGGCCATTAAAGTTTATCAGTCCATCAAGCCTGAGATCAATATGATCTGGAAGAATTCATAA
- a CDS encoding RnfABCDGE type electron transport complex subunit D gives MTPPVIKAMSNIAVRLTVSPAPHWRSRRTLTKMMQYHLLALLPALIMAFNMFGLSALSTVGLAGSVAVITEAICLKMQDRDINVDNFTALYEGILFAFLLPATAPWWVVVCGSVLTIVMGRTVFGGFGTNPICAPLVAWAFCRLSWPAAMDIDLNLSHFIINAPLDQLKFFGLESLDQFNYMDLFLGQQLGGLGSSQIIAVLAGGIFLITTGWVRVFIPAAFLVGVAVTSGIFWIIDPEIYANPIFHLLTGSVMFGAFFLAPDVSSSPVGKIPQVLFGLIAGAMVIIIRVYGVYPDGVPFAIMVANLLTPLLDRVRPKPFGGR, from the coding sequence ATGACTCCACCAGTAATTAAAGCAATGTCGAACATTGCAGTCAGGCTCACGGTTTCGCCTGCTCCTCACTGGCGCAGCAGACGTACTTTGACGAAGATGATGCAGTATCATCTTCTGGCGCTGCTGCCTGCACTGATCATGGCTTTCAATATGTTCGGCTTGTCTGCACTTTCAACTGTCGGCCTTGCGGGATCAGTGGCTGTAATCACTGAAGCTATTTGTCTCAAGATGCAGGACCGCGACATCAATGTAGATAATTTCACAGCATTATATGAAGGCATTCTTTTTGCCTTTCTGCTTCCGGCAACTGCACCATGGTGGGTAGTGGTTTGCGGCTCTGTTCTGACTATCGTCATGGGCCGCACGGTCTTCGGCGGATTCGGTACCAACCCCATTTGTGCACCACTTGTTGCCTGGGCGTTTTGTCGTCTTTCATGGCCTGCTGCCATGGATATCGACCTGAATCTTTCCCATTTCATTATCAACGCTCCCTTAGATCAGCTTAAATTTTTTGGTCTCGAGAGTCTTGATCAGTTCAACTACATGGATCTTTTCCTCGGGCAACAACTCGGCGGGCTTGGTTCTTCCCAGATAATTGCAGTTCTGGCGGGAGGAATTTTCCTCATTACTACCGGTTGGGTGCGGGTTTTTATTCCCGCGGCTTTTTTAGTCGGAGTGGCTGTAACTTCTGGAATTTTCTGGATAATCGATCCTGAAATTTACGCAAATCCTATATTCCATCTATTAACCGGATCAGTAATGTTTGGAGCCTTCTTTCTGGCCCCTGATGTTTCCTCCAGTCCTGTAGGCAAAATTCCGCAAGTTCTTTTCGGACTGATTGCCGGAGCCATGGTGATAATTATTCGGGTCTACGGTGTTTATCCTGACGGTGTGCCTTTTGCCATAATGGTGGCAAATCTGCTCACTCCTCTTTTGGACAGGGTTCGGCCAAAACCTTTCGGAGGCAGATAA
- a CDS encoding 4Fe-4S dicluster domain-containing protein, translating to MLKIHYSLESDVLNIINDITAPSEINIRVRNLVLKAKKGQSVARGEIIAEHPSKFGGAYHASASGKATKVNYHHLTIKCDCGENSVEPVDVQSMGPGKDLLHTLQQLGIDIAPLSSHCDNLVINGLNPEPGIFVAELLLECEKEILETGLRLAESLITPIHTMLAVARGTSYSLSGTESVSVKPKYPNSLNALVIKAVTGNEFCDDTKIMSIMDVYNLGLAAKNGLPVTDTIMTICGHNYRVPLGTPIRHLLNELDIPVKSGDKAVLGGPFRGEAVYSLDEGVKKGDHGLFIISAGEFPSVEDTTCINCGECVLSCPARILPNLISRYAEYEKFEMAKKYDLDSCFECGLCSFNCTVRRPILQYIRFAKDQLRVSGKAE from the coding sequence ATGCTTAAGATTCATTATTCACTCGAATCAGATGTTCTGAACATAATAAATGATATCACCGCACCCTCTGAGATCAATATCCGGGTGCGCAACCTTGTTCTGAAAGCAAAGAAAGGGCAGAGCGTTGCCCGTGGCGAGATAATTGCTGAACATCCGTCAAAATTCGGCGGCGCATACCATGCTTCCGCTTCCGGCAAGGCAACAAAGGTTAATTACCATCACCTGACCATAAAATGTGATTGTGGTGAAAATTCAGTTGAACCGGTTGATGTGCAGTCTATGGGGCCTGGAAAAGACCTTCTGCATACTTTGCAGCAACTGGGCATTGATATAGCCCCGCTTTCTTCCCACTGTGACAATTTAGTCATAAACGGTCTCAATCCTGAGCCCGGTATTTTTGTAGCCGAACTGCTTCTTGAATGTGAAAAAGAGATTCTTGAAACCGGACTCCGTCTGGCTGAATCCTTGATCACTCCTATACATACAATGTTGGCGGTGGCGCGCGGGACTTCTTATTCTCTTTCCGGAACTGAATCTGTTTCGGTTAAGCCTAAATATCCTAATTCTCTTAATGCTCTCGTAATTAAAGCTGTCACAGGAAACGAGTTTTGTGACGACACCAAAATTATGAGCATTATGGACGTTTACAATCTCGGTCTGGCCGCCAAAAACGGTCTGCCTGTAACTGACACCATAATGACCATTTGCGGACATAATTACCGTGTGCCTTTGGGAACACCAATCCGTCATCTGCTTAATGAGCTGGATATACCTGTTAAGTCCGGTGACAAGGCTGTTCTCGGCGGACCTTTCCGCGGTGAGGCTGTCTATAGTCTGGATGAAGGCGTGAAAAAGGGTGATCACGGATTGTTTATTATTTCAGCAGGTGAATTTCCGTCAGTTGAAGATACAACCTGTATCAACTGCGGCGAATGCGTTTTGAGCTGTCCTGCTCGAATTCTCCCGAATCTGATCAGCCGTTATGCGGAGTACGAGAAGTTCGAAATGGCGAAGAAGTATGATCTGGACAGTTGTTTTGAATGCGGTCTGTGTTCCTTCAATTGTACGGTCAGACGACCCATCCTGCAATATATCCGTTTTGCCAAGGATCAACTCAGGGTCAGCGGTAAGGCTGAATAG
- a CDS encoding cytochrome c3 family protein: MNNRYIPLTLIVAVLSLAAVAGFLFIPSVQGNPVRVVMDNSGGRVIFTHLNHAEEYGYECADCHHDDIGQELPIACGSCHPAAFDEEFKAQHQKNFPSKEACLRCHDDIPTGPLAEEDKPDTENIPLRADAFHGQCMSCHESDGGPYGEDSCYKCHAR, from the coding sequence TTGAACAATAGATATATCCCACTAACTTTAATTGTTGCTGTTTTGTCCCTTGCGGCTGTAGCGGGTTTTCTTTTCATTCCCTCTGTTCAGGGAAATCCGGTTCGCGTTGTCATGGATAACAGCGGCGGAAGAGTGATCTTTACTCATTTAAATCATGCTGAAGAGTATGGGTATGAGTGTGCAGATTGTCACCATGACGACATTGGTCAGGAGCTACCTATAGCTTGCGGGTCCTGTCATCCTGCTGCGTTTGATGAAGAGTTCAAAGCGCAGCACCAAAAGAATTTCCCCAGTAAAGAAGCATGTCTGCGTTGCCATGATGATATTCCCACAGGTCCTTTGGCAGAAGAGGATAAACCTGACACTGAGAATATCCCTTTGAGAGCGGATGCTTTCCACGGGCAATGTATGAGTTGCCATGAGTCAGACGGTGGGCCTTATGGTGAAGATTCCTGCTACAAATGCCACGCGAGGTAG